The Bacillota bacterium genome contains the following window.
TCAAAGTACTCTCCTTCGCCGAGCAACCTACCGACCTAGAAGACATCTTCATGCGCGTCACGCAGGGAGCGGTGCAATAGTGATAGAACGGCTGGAGAACCCCGTCTTCCGGCAGTCTTCGCGCCAGCGGATGCGCGGGGCGCGAACGTATGGTTGCCTCGTTGCATACCTGCTGGCGCTGGGGCTGGTAGTGGTGATTTCGTACGACCAGTTTATGGCTGTTGGTGTGCAGCGTAGCACCGCAGGTCTGGCACAGACGCTGTTCGAGACGCTGGTGGCAACCCAGTGGTTTCTGGTGGCTTTTATCACGCCAGCCCTAACCACCAGCGCGATTACGATGGAACGCGAACAACGCACCTACGACCTGCTCATCATGACGCCACTCTCCCGCTTTGCGATAGTGTGGGGTAAGTTCGCCTCCGCGCTGGCGTTTGTCGTGGTGCTGATCCTGTGCGGTATGCCGCTAATCGCCGTTCTGTTTTTGATGGGCGGTATAGATACCGGGGTGATGCTGGAGCGGTATGCGGGGATGCTACTCACCGGCGCGCTGCTGGCGGCGTTCGGTTTGATGATGAGCGCGATATGCTCCAATACCACTCTGGCAAACGTGTTGACGTACGGCACGCTGGCGAGCGCTTACTTCGCGGGCATCGTGCTCGGAATTGCGTTTGTGATGAGCCGAGCCTTTGGGGGCGCCTCCACATCTGTTTTCTTGTCGGGCGTCGGTTTCACTTCGTGGCAGTTCCGGCTGTTGACAGCGGCATCTGTGTTGCTCACGCTGGCGATCCTGCTGCAGGTGGCGGCAAACTACCTGTTGCCCGATGCCCGGCAGGGGGCATGGAAAACGCGCTTGCTGACGGCGCTTTTACATCTGTTGTCTCTATTCGCTGCGGTGCTGGCGGCGAGAAGCGCACCGTTTCCCGTCCCTATAGCCAACTATATGCCGATTGTGACGGCTGCTTCGCTGGCCACCATCGCCCTCTTCGTGTCGACGGGGGTGCCACTGGGAGGGAAAAGATGGTGGCAGTGGCTGTATCCGCGTTCTTTGAAAGTGGGAACGGTACAAAGCGCATTGCTCTATCTGCTGTTGCTGTTACTGACAGGACTTATTGCAGACCGGTTTCTGCCACCAAAGATGCGTTCTGGTCTGGTGGTGTGGTTATACCTTGCAGGTTATGTCTGGTGGATATGGGCGTTGGGGTATTTTGCCTCCGTTGTGGTGCGGAACCGATGGGGGGCGTTATTCCTGCTGGCGGGAATGCTGTATCTTTTCGCGCAGGTGGTTTACAATTTAACCGTGTTTTCCGACAGACCGGACGATTGGCTTTTTCTGCTCAACCTTTCTGCACCGGTGGAACTGTTCAGGGTCGCCCGCAGCTTTGCTGTGTGGAGTATCGCGTACGTTGCACTGGGCTTGACAGCCGCGGTCTTGGGCTGGCTGATACGCCGGAAGCGGGAAGACGCTCAAGCAGGAGCGTAGCGGCATGAAATGGCTGGAGCTGCATATCGTGATTCCCCCCGAATCGCATGAAGCGGTGGCTGAAATCTGCCGAGAGGCAGGAGCGCAGGGTGTTAGCCTGAACACAGACAGGGTGATTGCCGCTTTGCCGGTGACCGAAGGGCTGGATGAGCGCGTTCAATTTCTCAAGGCGCAGCTTTGCCTTCTACCGGAGTGGGGTCTACCGCCAGTGCAGCATCTCGCGGAGCGGGTCAGGGACGAGAAGGAATGGGCAGAAGCGTGGAAACAGTTCTTCCACCCGCTGCGCGTGGGTGAGCGTGTGGTGATTAAGCCCTCCTGGGAGGATTACACGCTGCAAGAGGGGGACGTGGTGATTGAGCTGGATCCGGGCATGGCTTTCGGCACCGGCCAACACGAAACGACGCAGTTATGTATCGGGTTTCTGGAGAAACTGTTACGTCCGGGAATGGTCGTCGCGGACATTGGTACAGGTTCGGGCATACTGGCAATTACAGCGGCGAAGCTGGGCGCCGTATCGGTATGGGCTGTAGATAATGACCCGGTAGCCGTGCTGGCGGCTACGGGCAATGTGGCTCGCAATGGCGTGGAGAGGGTGGTCTCTGTGCAGCTGGCAGATGGCTGCGAGGACGCGCCGCAATGCGACCTCCTCGTGGCGAACATCACCGCGGAGGTGATCGAAAACCTGTTACCGGATTTCGGGCGGTGTCTGCGGCGAGGGGGATGGCTGGTGGTGAGCGGCATCGTGCAAGAACGCAGTGAACGTATCCGCATGGCTTTGCTGCAGATGCCCTGGCAGGATTTCCAACATCGGGAACGCGGCGGCTGGTGTGCGTTCGCCGCGAGGAGAGGTTAGACCGTGCCCAAGCATCGTTTCTTTGTACCGGCGGAGCAGTTTTCGAATGGCATCGTGCGCCTTCTGGGGGAGGATGCCCGGCAGATTCGCTTGGTGCTTCGGCTGCAGCCCGGCGACGAAATCGGCGTGCTGGACGGCTCCGGCAAAGAGTATCATTGTGTGCTGGAGTCTGTGTATAGAGAAGAAACGGTTGCCCGCGTGGGGCACTGGGTGGTTTTGGATGTGGAGCCAACGGTGCATATCACCGTGGTGCAGTCGCTGGCGAAAGGCGAAAAGCTGGAACAGGTCATTCAGCACGGGACGGAAATCGGCGTCTCTCGCTTTCTGCTGGTGCAGACCGAGCGCAGTGTGATGAGACTGGAAAAAGAGCGGGAAAGAGCCCGCATGGAACGGTGGCGGAGAATTGCCAAAGAAGCGGCGGAACAGGCACATCGAGCAAAAGTTCCTGCCGTGGACGGTATTTTGTCTCTTCCCGAGGCGTTGCAGCAGGTAGCTGGAGCAAGTATCTTGACACTGCACCCGGATGGCGCGGCTTTGTCGCTGGCAGAATGGTTGAGGTGCGGCTCTCTGGATGCAGGAGTTGCAGTGATTGTGGGCCCGGAAGGGGGACTGACGAACGACGAGGTATTGCTGTGCCAGAAGCACGGTGCGACCACAGTCTCTTTGATGCCGCGCGTTCTGCGCACGGAGACGGCTGCACTGGTAGCGGTGAGCCAGATATTGCTTTGCGACTCTCTCGGCATCTCCCCAAAGGAGTGCAGTGGATGAGATTCTGTGCAAGTGCCGCTCGATGGGGAACACGTATCGCAGGACTTTCTGTGAAACCCTGAGGAATCGGATGGGCAGGAGGTTCGGCATGAAGAGTTGGTGTACAATATCAGGCGTTATACTTATACTTATTTTGCGAGGGACTGCCGTCCTAGCAACGCCCTCTCTACTGCGCAATGGCGGTTTCGAGAACGACGCTGGCTGGAGCATTGCCAGCGGGGCTTCATACGACACCGTTCACCGACGCAGTGGAAGCCGGAGCCTTCGTGTGGATAGCACGCAGGGGGTACAGGTCGAGCAGGTGATTTACGCTGTGGTGCCTGGCGAGAAGCTGACGGTGTGCGGCTGGCTGGCAACGCGGGATGTGCAACCCGCGTCGGGAAGCGGGGGATATGCGTTCATGGCAATCTATCAGCTCGACGCCGCCGGACGCATGGTAGGAGCACATGACTTTGCGCGGTATGCTGGCACGCACTCGTGGACTTACGCGGAGTATACGTTTCAGGTTAACGTGCAGGCAGAGTATATTGCACTGCGCCTCGGCATATATAACGCCAGCGGTACCGCGTGGTTCGACAACATCAACCTGGTAAAAGGGGAAAAAGCGGTGCAATGGACAGAACCGCAAGGTGTGCCGCGGGCGAAAGGCTATCGTGCGGCGATATTCCATGAGCCTTCCCTGCCCGTGAAGGGGGTGCGTACCCCGCTGGAAACTTTCCAACGCGCTTTGGCTGCGGAGGGCATCCCGCTTACCCCTTTGAGTGCGTCCCAGCTGGCAAACCCGGAAACCTTTAACGCCGAGAGGTTTGACCTGCTGATTGTGCCCACAGGAGCGTCGTTTCCGGTGGAGGCAAGAAAATCCCTGCAGGCTTTCCTGATGCAGGGCGGCGACCTGTTTTGCACCGGTGGATACGCGTTCGACCATCTGCTGATGAGGCAGAACGGCAAATGGGTCTCGTACGCTGAGTTCATCCGCCAGCAGATGGAACAGGTGCGAAAGAACCCCGTGCCTAACGGAGGCTTCGAGCAGGGTGGAATCGGTTGGGAAGCCGATGTCAGAAAGCAGTGTCACATTGTGACCGAGAAGCCGGCGGCAGGTGAGCGATGCGCAAAAGTAACTGCGGACAACGTGCAGGGCGGTGCGCGGTTCAGCTATACGCTGCCGGTAGAGCCAAACGGTATCTACCTGGTCGGCGCGCATTTGCGCACGGAAAATGTGCAGGGACCGGGCTTTGCTTTTCTGGCGGCGTACCAGTATGACCGCGATGGCAAACTGGTTGCCTTTAAGGACTTTGCTCAGGTGCGTGGTACACAGGGCTGGAAGCGCTACGAAGACCGATTTGCGATTGTACCGAACGCCGCAAAGGTGGTGTTCCACGCGGGGCTTTATCTGGCTTCAGGTAGCATGTGGTTGGATGAGGTCACCTGCGCACCGGTCCCGCGTGAGGAACGCATCAACGCCCACTACGGTAAACCCGAAGATGGACTGGTGATTACTCCCACGCAGCTCACCCTTTTCAGTCCTGACCAGCCGATAACGGGCGCACGGTTGGTCGCTGCGCCGACAGCGCTAATAGGGTCGAATTGGCGGTCTGATGGCGCAGTGAAAGGCTATGAGGCAACGGCGCAGCTGCGCCAGAACGCGCGATGGGTGCCATTGGTGATGGTTCAGGACGGATATGGGAGATTTGCAGGCGTGGCGGGCGCGCTGGTTCGCCACTTTGCCGGTGCCTTTACCGATTCCACGTGGGCGATTTTCGGCGTTACGAACCGCGATGTGTTTGCGGGGGCGCAGGGCGAAGTGCTGTTGCGGCGGGTGGTGCGGCTGTTGCGAGCCGGTGTCATGGTGGAACAATTGCGCAGCGACTATGCGATGTATCAGCGGGGGGAAAACGCGCGGTTGCAGTTGGAAGTGCGCAATACGTCGGCACGCCCCCAAACCGTGCATGTGCTGTGGCGGCTGTTATCACCCGAAGGTAAGACCCTGCAACAGAGGCAAGAAAGACTGCAGGTGCCCTCCAGAGGGAAAGCAAACATACAGTGGAACTGGACGGTTCCTGCAGGTGCGCCTGATTTCGTGGTGGTGCAGGCGGACGTTCGGCAGGGCAACCTGGTGCTGGACCGGGCGGAGAGCGGCTTCTGTGTCAGAGACGACCGGGTGATTCAAAACGGCGTACGAATCACCTACGAACACAACGCCTTCACGTTAACGCATCCTGACGGCTCGGCGCAACGAGTGCTCTTGCTGGGCACGGACACCTACGGCAACTGGTTCTGGTCTCGCTCTCACAACCCGCTGACCTGGTTCCGCGAGATACGGCTAATGCGGGAATACGGACTGCACACTTACGAGAATCTACAGTATCACCCGCAGGGCTACCGCTTTACCGAAGCGCAGTGGCGGGAGCTGGACGCCGTCGTACAGCTATCGCAGCGCTTTGGTCTGCCCTACATGGCTGGTTTGCTCATCGGACAGGATGTGGTCGTGGACGATGCTACGCTGAAGCAGCAGGCGGAGATGTGCCGGCAGTTTGCGACGCGCTACAAAAACGTACCGGGACTCATCTACTATCTCAACGGCGATTTTCAGCTGAACCTGAAGGACACGCCTGACATTCGCCGTCTGTGGAACGAGTTTCTGCGCGATCGTTACGGTAGCGACGAAGCGTTGCGTCAGGCGTGGGCGCCTCATCCTCCTGAAGCCAGGCTGGGCGAGATACCCGTGCAAAACGCCGTTTCAGGGAGATGGTATGAGGTGCGCACGCGCGACGTCCGTGAGTTTCAGGTGTCTCTGATGCGACGCTGGATAGGGGCATTATGTGAAGCCATTCGATCCGAAGATACCGAACACCCCATTACCAGCGAATATTATCAGCGGCCCAGCGGTGGCATTGACCTGCGCCTTTCCATCAACGGGATGGACGCCTCGAACATCGGCTACTTCAACCTGCCGCAGCAAGATCTGGCACAGCTGATGGCAACTATTAAGTGGAACGACATGCGGTTCGCAGGTAAGACCGTGAATCTGGGGGAGTTTGGGGTCAAGACACATGATGCCTGGGCGCCGGAACATGGAGGCATGGGCTACCACATCCAGCGCACCGAGTGGCAGCAGCGGCAGCTCTTCTGGTGGGTGGTACATGCCGCCCTCGCGCTCGACGTGACCAAGATTCAGAACTGGTGCTGGACCGACGACCCCGTCAATGTTTTCCCGTGGGGCATCGCGTGGAACAACCCATTACGTCCGAAACCCGTCTTGAAGCTCTATCGTAACCTGCGCCTGTTTTCGGACAGAGTGCCCCGCGAGTACCATAGGGTAGACGTGGTGCTGGTGCTTCCGGATAACTGGCGTCTGGGTGCGCCGGAGGGGCTCGCCTACACGGCGCTGATGAATGCCATCGAGTGCTTGCTGGCAACGAATGTTCCGTTCGATGTGGCGAACGAGGCAGACCTGCCCGCGCTGGCGCAGAACCCGCCCCGTGCGGTGCTGATGCCGCTGGCTTATACCCTCTCCGATGCTTCCGTCAGTGCCTTGCAAAGGCTGGCAGAGAGCGGATGTCTGGTGTATTTGTCCGGCGATCCCTCGACCGATCCGCTGGGCAAACGCGACGCCTCTCGCCTGCAGAAACTGTGCGGTGTCAACCTGCAGGAGGTGACAGAGCATCCCTCGGGTTTGCCACAGCCCGTGGTAGAGAAGGCGCAGGCAGAGCCACTGCGTATCTCAGCGAACATCCCGGTATATCACCATCGTCAGGGCAGGGGGGCGGTGTTTTACTGCCCCGTTCCGTGGGAGACACTTCCCGACAAGGATGTTTTCGTGGAGCATGTGGCGCATACCGCCGCCGCTGACACCAACCTGTATCTGCAGTTGTTGCCTGCTATGGGCATCCATCCTCCGCTGCGTATCGAAGCGCGGCAGGGCGTATGGAGGACGTCGCTAACCGGAGATGACGCCTTGCGACTGGTTTCGCTCCTTCCCAGACAAGATAAACGCGCCGTGACTGCCGTGCGCTTGCGACTGAGTGACGCGGACATCGCATGGGAAGCGTGGCAAGACCTTCCGTGCGCCGTGCTCATCGATGAGGCGGCGCAGCCTGTGGCGGCGACGGGCGGGCGGAGTCTGCGGATAAACGGCGAGATGGTCGCGCAGGGGCAAAGCGCGTGGATGCTGGTCAGCATGAACGGTAAGCCCCTGGCACAATCTGATTTCCTGACGGCGACACTGGTGGACGGTGGAACTCTCCGATGGCGCAGCCACGTGCAGGGGCTGTCTGCCTGGGTGGTGGAGTGGCGCAATGGGCAG
Protein-coding sequences here:
- the prmA gene encoding 50S ribosomal protein L11 methyltransferase; translated protein: MKWLELHIVIPPESHEAVAEICREAGAQGVSLNTDRVIAALPVTEGLDERVQFLKAQLCLLPEWGLPPVQHLAERVRDEKEWAEAWKQFFHPLRVGERVVIKPSWEDYTLQEGDVVIELDPGMAFGTGQHETTQLCIGFLEKLLRPGMVVADIGTGSGILAITAAKLGAVSVWAVDNDPVAVLAATGNVARNGVERVVSVQLADGCEDAPQCDLLVANITAEVIENLLPDFGRCLRRGGWLVVSGIVQERSERIRMALLQMPWQDFQHRERGGWCAFAARRG
- a CDS encoding 16S rRNA (uracil(1498)-N(3))-methyltransferase — its product is MPKHRFFVPAEQFSNGIVRLLGEDARQIRLVLRLQPGDEIGVLDGSGKEYHCVLESVYREETVARVGHWVVLDVEPTVHITVVQSLAKGEKLEQVIQHGTEIGVSRFLLVQTERSVMRLEKERERARMERWRRIAKEAAEQAHRAKVPAVDGILSLPEALQQVAGASILTLHPDGAALSLAEWLRCGSLDAGVAVIVGPEGGLTNDEVLLCQKHGATTVSLMPRVLRTETAALVAVSQILLCDSLGISPKECSG
- a CDS encoding ABC transporter permease → MIERLENPVFRQSSRQRMRGARTYGCLVAYLLALGLVVVISYDQFMAVGVQRSTAGLAQTLFETLVATQWFLVAFITPALTTSAITMEREQRTYDLLIMTPLSRFAIVWGKFASALAFVVVLILCGMPLIAVLFLMGGIDTGVMLERYAGMLLTGALLAAFGLMMSAICSNTTLANVLTYGTLASAYFAGIVLGIAFVMSRAFGGASTSVFLSGVGFTSWQFRLLTAASVLLTLAILLQVAANYLLPDARQGAWKTRLLTALLHLLSLFAAVLAARSAPFPVPIANYMPIVTAASLATIALFVSTGVPLGGKRWWQWLYPRSLKVGTVQSALLYLLLLLLTGLIADRFLPPKMRSGLVVWLYLAGYVWWIWALGYFASVVVRNRWGALFLLAGMLYLFAQVVYNLTVFSDRPDDWLFLLNLSAPVELFRVARSFAVWSIAYVALGLTAAVLGWLIRRKREDAQAGA